In a single window of the Micromonospora inositola genome:
- a CDS encoding acetyl/propionyl/methylcrotonyl-CoA carboxylase subunit alpha codes for MSATMHAVLVANRGEIARRVQRSVREMGLRALAVYVEEDRDALFAVEADEAVLVDSYLDADAIIAAALELGADAVHPGYGFMAENASFAAAVERAGLIWIGPEPGAIEGMGDKLAAKRVAEAAAVPTLPTTTDLTVAGARAIGFPVMVKAAAGGGGKGMRVVTEEAQLADAVTLAAREAEASFGDGRLFLERYVARGRHVEVQLLGDGRGGLVHLGERECSLQRRHQKIIEETPSPVLTPHDREEICAAALRLGAELDYRSAGTVEFLYDEDAREFYFLEVNTRLQVEHPVTEAVTGVDLVREQLRVAAGEDLGYGQDDITHTGHAIEARLCAEDVATGFLPATGTLEAFAAPDVPGVRWDSGVGPGSRIGTSFDSMLAKVIAYGSSREEAARRLARALRGLHTGGVTTNRDLLVVLLEHPDFVAGLTNAELVEAAVADLEKMVEQGEEERAAVLASLWLYKRRERTVLAGVALRPAWRNGRLPAQVVRLAVGERVHEIAYTRRRDHGFDLGPLGTARIVDWSPDSVAVELGRRRLRAQVTATGDRVHVQTQRGTVTFVVRPRFPDAAQASDPGDVRAPMAGIVSEVRCTPGHGASEGDTLVVIEAMKMELQVRAHLDGQIDELCVGVGQRVDVGDVLLRLRGEG; via the coding sequence GTGAGCGCGACCATGCACGCCGTCCTCGTGGCCAACCGCGGAGAGATCGCCCGCCGCGTCCAGCGCTCCGTGCGTGAGATGGGGCTGCGCGCGCTCGCGGTGTACGTCGAGGAGGACCGCGACGCCTTGTTCGCCGTCGAGGCCGATGAAGCCGTCCTCGTCGACTCCTACCTCGACGCCGACGCCATCATCGCCGCTGCTCTCGAGCTCGGCGCGGATGCAGTTCACCCGGGCTACGGGTTCATGGCCGAGAATGCATCCTTCGCCGCGGCCGTGGAGCGCGCGGGCCTGATCTGGATCGGACCAGAGCCCGGAGCGATCGAGGGCATGGGTGACAAGCTCGCCGCCAAGCGAGTAGCGGAGGCGGCCGCCGTTCCTACGCTCCCGACCACGACCGACCTCACCGTCGCCGGCGCTCGAGCCATCGGCTTCCCGGTCATGGTGAAGGCCGCGGCCGGCGGCGGCGGCAAGGGGATGCGGGTGGTCACCGAGGAAGCACAGCTCGCGGACGCCGTCACACTGGCCGCCCGCGAGGCGGAGGCAAGCTTCGGCGACGGACGGCTCTTCCTGGAGCGGTACGTCGCCCGCGGTCGCCACGTCGAGGTCCAACTCCTAGGCGACGGACGCGGCGGGCTCGTGCACCTGGGCGAGCGCGAGTGCTCGCTCCAGCGCCGCCACCAGAAGATCATCGAGGAGACCCCCTCACCGGTGCTGACGCCGCACGACCGCGAGGAGATCTGTGCAGCTGCGCTGCGGCTGGGAGCCGAGCTAGACTACCGGTCCGCTGGCACCGTCGAGTTCCTCTACGACGAGGACGCCCGCGAGTTCTACTTCCTCGAGGTCAACACCCGGCTGCAGGTGGAGCACCCGGTCACGGAGGCCGTCACGGGCGTCGATCTGGTCCGCGAACAGCTGCGGGTGGCCGCAGGCGAGGACCTGGGATACGGCCAGGACGACATCACCCACACCGGCCACGCGATCGAGGCGCGCCTGTGCGCCGAGGACGTCGCCACCGGCTTCCTGCCGGCGACGGGGACCCTCGAGGCGTTCGCGGCGCCGGACGTCCCCGGCGTACGTTGGGACAGCGGCGTCGGCCCCGGCAGCCGGATCGGCACCAGCTTCGACTCCATGCTGGCCAAGGTCATCGCGTACGGGTCCTCCCGTGAGGAGGCGGCCCGACGCCTTGCGCGAGCATTGCGCGGCCTGCACACGGGCGGTGTTACCACCAACCGCGACCTGCTGGTCGTCCTGCTCGAGCACCCCGACTTCGTAGCAGGTCTGACCAACGCCGAGCTCGTCGAGGCTGCTGTCGCAGACCTCGAGAAGATGGTGGAACAGGGCGAGGAGGAGCGTGCCGCGGTCCTCGCGAGCCTGTGGCTCTACAAGCGCCGCGAGCGAACCGTGCTGGCCGGCGTCGCGCTCCGTCCGGCGTGGCGCAACGGCCGGCTGCCAGCGCAGGTCGTCCGGTTGGCGGTCGGCGAGAGAGTGCACGAAATCGCGTACACCCGGCGGCGTGACCACGGGTTCGACCTCGGCCCGCTCGGCACCGCGCGGATCGTCGACTGGTCGCCCGACTCGGTTGCCGTGGAACTCGGCCGGCGTCGCCTCCGGGCACAGGTGACCGCCACGGGTGACCGCGTGCACGTGCAGACCCAGCGCGGGACCGTGACCTTCGTCGTCCGACCGCGCTTCCCCGACGCCGCCCAAGCGAGCGACCCGGGCGACGTTCGCGCCCCGATGGCCGGGATCGTGAGCGAGGTGCGCTGCACGCCCGGCCATGGAGCATCCGAAGGCGACACTCTCGTGGTGATCGAGGCGATGAAGATGGAGCTGCAGGTGCGCGCGCACCTGGACGGGCAAATCGACGAGCTGTGCGTCGGGGTCGGACAGCGCGTGGACGTCGGCGACGTGTTGCTGCGACTCCGGGGCGAGGGGTGA
- a CDS encoding acyl-CoA carboxylase subunit beta: MLEQIAELDSLLDEGAAGGGTAATERLRGRGKLPVRERIAMVLDEDSPFLEISPLAGYGSDYALGGGIVCGIGIVSGTDCVIVANDPTVLGGAITPYGRKKWMRGIQIARENGIPYLSFVESAGADLRRDGSDRSGQTSHFAETGRAFYEMIQLSKLAIPTVCVVFGSATAGGAYQPGLSDYVIVVEQQAQVFLAGPPLVKMATGEITEAEALGGARMHAEVSGLADYFAVDELDAIRMCREVVAHLPEPSRMRQPAAEIEPPRYPAEELLGLVSRDLAMPLDVRQVIARIADGSRFEEFKATYGRTMICGWATIHGQRVGVIGNNGAIFPDASQKAAHFIQLCNQVRIPLVFLHNVPGFMVGREFEEAGIVKKGSQLVNAVSNSTVPHLTVVLAASYGAGTYGMSGRAFGNRFTFLWPTAKLAVMGPRQIAGVMSQVRRARAERMGQPFDEDEDARLVARTEQAHEAESRGLVATGAVTDDGIIDPRDTRDVLGYCLQLTSAPLFGAQPDQSPSYGVFRL, from the coding sequence ATGCTCGAGCAGATCGCGGAGCTCGACTCCCTACTGGACGAGGGGGCGGCCGGTGGGGGTACTGCCGCGACGGAGCGGCTGCGGGGGCGAGGCAAGCTGCCCGTCCGCGAGCGCATCGCGATGGTGCTCGACGAGGACAGCCCCTTCCTCGAGATCAGCCCGCTGGCTGGGTACGGCTCTGACTACGCGCTGGGCGGCGGGATCGTCTGCGGCATCGGCATCGTCTCGGGCACCGACTGCGTGATCGTCGCCAACGATCCGACCGTGCTGGGGGGCGCGATCACGCCGTACGGCCGCAAGAAGTGGATGCGTGGAATCCAGATCGCGCGCGAGAACGGCATCCCCTACCTCTCGTTCGTCGAGTCCGCGGGCGCCGACCTGCGACGTGACGGCTCCGACCGCTCCGGCCAGACCTCGCACTTCGCCGAGACCGGACGGGCGTTCTACGAGATGATCCAGCTGTCCAAGCTCGCCATCCCCACCGTCTGTGTAGTGTTCGGTTCGGCGACTGCCGGCGGCGCCTATCAACCGGGACTCTCGGACTACGTGATCGTCGTCGAGCAACAGGCGCAGGTGTTCCTGGCTGGCCCGCCGCTCGTGAAGATGGCCACGGGCGAGATTACCGAGGCGGAGGCGCTCGGCGGGGCCCGTATGCACGCCGAAGTCTCAGGGCTCGCCGACTACTTCGCGGTCGACGAGCTCGACGCGATCCGGATGTGTCGCGAGGTCGTGGCCCACCTGCCCGAGCCGAGCCGGATGCGCCAGCCGGCCGCAGAGATCGAACCGCCGCGCTACCCGGCCGAGGAACTGCTCGGTCTCGTCTCACGTGATCTGGCCATGCCGCTCGACGTGCGACAGGTCATCGCCCGCATCGCCGACGGCTCGCGGTTCGAGGAGTTCAAGGCGACCTACGGGCGCACCATGATCTGCGGGTGGGCGACAATCCACGGCCAGAGAGTGGGGGTAATCGGCAACAACGGGGCCATCTTCCCCGATGCGTCGCAGAAGGCAGCCCACTTCATCCAACTCTGCAACCAGGTGCGGATCCCGCTGGTCTTCCTGCACAACGTGCCGGGATTCATGGTCGGCCGTGAGTTCGAGGAGGCCGGGATCGTGAAGAAGGGGTCGCAGTTGGTCAACGCCGTATCCAACTCGACGGTCCCCCACTTGACCGTCGTCCTCGCGGCCTCCTACGGCGCGGGGACCTACGGCATGTCGGGTCGCGCTTTCGGGAACCGGTTCACCTTCCTCTGGCCTACCGCCAAGCTTGCGGTGATGGGCCCTCGGCAGATCGCGGGGGTCATGTCCCAGGTGCGTCGCGCCCGTGCAGAGCGAATGGGTCAGCCCTTCGACGAGGACGAAGACGCACGCCTCGTCGCCCGGACCGAGCAGGCACACGAGGCCGAGTCGCGAGGCTTGGTCGCAACCGGGGCGGTCACCGACGACGGAATAATCGACCCCCGCGACACCCGCGACGTCCTCGGCTACTGCCTGCAGTTGACGTCCGCGCCGCTGTTCGGTGCCCAACCTGACCAGTCACCCAGCTACGGAGTGTTCCGCCTGTGA
- a CDS encoding GntR family transcriptional regulator: MSTGGLRPENLKDEISRHIRQMVFTGQISPGSRVDQDQLSADLGVSKIPIRESLIGLESEGLVVNEARRGWFVSEITPDDIRDHYRMMGFLEGLVARRAAEQLDEESVTRLQALVGNMDPSSGKSQAVLEKLNWDFHWVINSATSSRRLRSMLRLLSQAVPADFFEMVDGWDADSHDDHVRIASAIRDRDPVAAEDAMREHLVRGGERAVELLQARGFWASDPTSDPTSGPVTPATAR; this comes from the coding sequence ATGAGTACCGGCGGACTGCGTCCAGAGAACCTCAAGGACGAGATCTCGCGCCACATACGTCAGATGGTCTTCACCGGGCAGATCAGTCCGGGCTCGCGGGTGGACCAGGACCAACTCTCGGCCGACTTGGGCGTGTCGAAGATCCCCATCCGTGAGTCGCTGATCGGTCTCGAGTCCGAGGGGCTCGTCGTCAACGAGGCTCGGCGCGGCTGGTTCGTCTCCGAGATCACGCCCGATGACATCCGCGACCACTACCGCATGATGGGCTTCCTCGAAGGCCTCGTGGCGCGGCGGGCAGCAGAGCAACTGGACGAGGAGTCGGTGACGCGGCTGCAGGCGCTGGTCGGGAACATGGACCCGTCCTCCGGCAAATCGCAGGCCGTGCTGGAGAAGCTCAACTGGGACTTCCACTGGGTCATCAACTCCGCGACCTCCTCACGGCGGCTGCGCTCCATGCTGCGACTGCTGTCGCAGGCGGTCCCTGCCGACTTCTTCGAGATGGTCGACGGCTGGGACGCCGACTCGCACGACGACCATGTCCGGATCGCGTCAGCCATCCGCGACCGCGACCCCGTCGCGGCCGAGGACGCTATGCGGGAGCACCTCGTTCGCGGAGGTGAGCGGGCCGTGGAGTTGCTGCAGGCTCGGGGGTTCTGGGCGTCGGACCCGACGTCCGACCCGACGTCCGGCCCGGTCACACCAGCGACCGCCCGTTGA
- a CDS encoding biotin transporter BioY has translation MLVGGAFGARRGLLSGMAYVLVGVAGAPVFAGGASGPGAVWSASGGYRIGMVAAACVLGVAADRGWDRRLLSSVLAMLVGSATIYLVGASWLAVELGLDPRRADLGVAPFVAGDALKLCLAGFALPGAWRLVSLLSADAG, from the coding sequence CTGCTGGTCGGAGGTGCATTCGGGGCTCGGCGAGGACTGCTCTCCGGGATGGCCTACGTTCTCGTCGGAGTCGCCGGAGCTCCGGTCTTCGCCGGAGGCGCGAGCGGCCCAGGTGCGGTGTGGTCGGCCTCGGGCGGCTACCGGATCGGGATGGTCGCTGCGGCCTGCGTGTTGGGGGTCGCCGCAGACCGCGGCTGGGACCGCCGACTCCTCTCCTCGGTCCTGGCGATGCTTGTCGGTAGCGCGACGATCTATCTGGTGGGTGCGTCGTGGCTGGCCGTCGAGCTCGGGCTCGATCCGCGCCGAGCCGACCTCGGGGTCGCGCCGTTCGTGGCTGGTGACGCGCTCAAGTTGTGTCTTGCCGGGTTCGCCCTCCCCGGGGCCTGGCGACTGGTCTCCCTGCTCAGCGCCGACGCAGGCTGA
- a CDS encoding enoyl-CoA hydratase/isomerase family protein codes for MPAADAGPVGNVTLIPGELPRIRLDRPAKRNAVNGPMAERFTELAQKVVDQGAVAAVLEASGPVFTAGADLVDLDDGARAVERMIDCLLTLPVHWVAVVRQPVLGAGMAFLAAVPLVIATPAASFALPELARGFFPASMMTGQAQSLGLRAAYDLAFSARPVGAERAHALGLVNAVIADEHVESHVAGRVALLHQCPRAEVLLGVTSWQAAVRPALQRAHHPPATPAHSTSPTPARLEGP; via the coding sequence GTGCCGGCCGCCGACGCCGGTCCGGTCGGCAACGTGACCTTGATCCCGGGAGAGCTGCCTCGCATCCGACTGGACCGCCCCGCCAAGCGCAACGCAGTGAACGGGCCGATGGCTGAAAGGTTCACTGAGCTGGCGCAAAAGGTGGTCGACCAGGGTGCCGTGGCCGCGGTGCTGGAAGCGAGCGGCCCCGTCTTCACGGCGGGCGCCGACCTGGTCGACCTGGACGACGGAGCGCGGGCGGTCGAGCGGATGATCGACTGCCTTCTCACGCTCCCTGTCCATTGGGTGGCGGTAGTGCGCCAGCCGGTGCTCGGGGCCGGCATGGCGTTCCTGGCCGCTGTTCCGCTGGTCATCGCGACGCCCGCGGCGTCGTTCGCGCTACCCGAGTTGGCTCGTGGATTCTTCCCCGCTTCGATGATGACGGGGCAGGCCCAGTCGCTCGGTCTACGGGCGGCCTACGACCTCGCGTTCTCCGCACGCCCGGTCGGCGCCGAGCGCGCGCACGCACTGGGCCTGGTGAACGCCGTCATTGCCGACGAGCACGTCGAGTCCCACGTAGCGGGGAGGGTCGCGCTCCTGCACCAGTGCCCGCGCGCCGAGGTGCTGCTGGGGGTGACGTCGTGGCAGGCCGCTGTACGCCCTGCCCTACAGCGAGCGCATCACCCGCCGGCGACTCCTGCCCATTCGACATCCCCCACACCGGCCCGGCTCGAAGGCCCGTGA
- a CDS encoding LLM class flavin-dependent oxidoreductase encodes MSHEQPLEVYSYLSPTEHGGTYDHLRRSVDGVAGLDRVLIGYHSFGPDGLLLGTASLAHDPDLNVLIAHRPGVVQPTVAARMVATMSSLSGGRNDLHIVTGGAPGDQYREGDFLGHDDRYRRAGEYVDVLRACWDAAEPFSHDGEFYKVEDVRPNEMQLAKPTRIHMGGASPAALEFGASKADVYMLWGEPLDEVRGRIEQIEKTADKYGRPRPRISLSLRLYIGATDEEAWDVAYQDPAYQKWLAKGAEVSDRKHNEDAGRNRQLEVARRGERHDDCLWMGIVAALNGLGNAAALVGAEDRVMETLRRYRELGVDTFLVSGELGHWRPSLTPTVHRMKREL; translated from the coding sequence ATGTCTCATGAGCAGCCCCTCGAGGTCTACAGCTACCTGAGCCCCACCGAGCATGGAGGTACCTACGACCACCTCCGGCGCAGCGTCGACGGTGTCGCTGGGCTTGACAGAGTCCTCATCGGCTACCACAGCTTCGGCCCGGACGGACTGCTGCTCGGCACGGCCAGCCTGGCCCACGACCCGGACCTCAACGTGCTGATCGCCCACAGGCCCGGCGTCGTGCAGCCGACGGTGGCGGCCCGTATGGTCGCGACCATGAGCAGCCTATCGGGTGGGCGTAACGACCTGCACATCGTGACTGGGGGTGCGCCCGGCGACCAGTACCGAGAGGGTGACTTCCTAGGCCACGACGACCGCTATCGACGCGCAGGTGAGTACGTCGACGTGCTTCGCGCCTGCTGGGACGCAGCCGAGCCGTTCTCGCACGACGGGGAGTTCTACAAGGTCGAGGACGTGCGTCCCAACGAGATGCAGTTGGCCAAGCCTACCCGTATCCACATGGGAGGCGCGAGCCCGGCGGCGCTTGAGTTCGGGGCTTCGAAGGCCGATGTGTACATGCTGTGGGGCGAGCCGCTCGATGAGGTGCGAGGCCGAATCGAGCAGATCGAGAAGACGGCCGATAAGTACGGCCGGCCGCGGCCGAGGATCAGCCTCAGCCTCCGGCTCTACATCGGAGCAACCGACGAAGAAGCGTGGGACGTTGCCTACCAGGACCCGGCGTACCAGAAGTGGCTGGCCAAGGGGGCCGAGGTCAGCGACCGCAAGCACAACGAGGACGCTGGCCGCAACCGTCAACTCGAAGTCGCCCGCCGCGGTGAGCGTCACGACGACTGCCTGTGGATGGGCATCGTGGCCGCCCTGAACGGACTCGGGAACGCCGCCGCACTCGTGGGCGCGGAGGACCGGGTCATGGAGACGCTGCGTCGCTACCGCGAACTGGGTGTCGACACGTTCCTGGTCTCCGGCGAGCTCGGGCACTGGCGACCCTCGCTCACCCCGACCGTGCACCGGATGAAGCGGGAGCTCTGA
- a CDS encoding HpcH/HpaI aldolase/citrate lyase family protein — MIHFFDPGNPKMVTKLPSLATSVDVLLGNLEDAIESSRKDQARAALVDVACTTDLGTTSLWARVNALNSPWFIEDITRLVSEAGEQIDVLMVPKVEGPEDIEFVDRLVALLEARAGISRPLQLHAILETSRGVANVEAICMASPRMQGVSLGPADLAADRQMKTTAVGGGHPGYLVREDPPGGDVHAVRTTAQQDLWHYTLARMVDACRLAGIQPYYGPFGDIRDVVACEDQFRNAYVMGCVGAWSLHPVQIDIARRVFTPDEGQVAWARQVLAALADGSGAVMIDGKMQDDATFKQCANVVALADLISERDRLLESRSDGRST; from the coding sequence ATGATCCATTTCTTCGACCCCGGCAACCCGAAAATGGTCACCAAGCTGCCGTCGCTCGCGACCAGCGTGGACGTCCTGCTGGGCAACCTGGAGGACGCCATTGAGTCCTCCAGGAAGGATCAGGCGCGGGCAGCGTTGGTGGACGTCGCCTGTACGACCGATCTGGGCACGACCAGCCTCTGGGCACGTGTGAACGCACTCAACTCCCCATGGTTCATCGAAGACATCACGCGACTCGTCTCGGAGGCAGGAGAGCAGATCGACGTGCTCATGGTTCCCAAGGTCGAGGGGCCCGAGGACATCGAGTTCGTCGACCGCCTAGTCGCGCTGCTCGAGGCGCGTGCAGGAATATCGCGTCCACTCCAACTGCATGCGATCCTCGAGACCTCGCGCGGGGTCGCCAACGTCGAGGCGATCTGCATGGCCAGTCCGCGCATGCAAGGGGTCTCGCTCGGGCCGGCCGATCTTGCTGCGGACCGCCAGATGAAGACGACCGCAGTCGGCGGCGGGCACCCCGGGTATCTCGTCAGGGAGGACCCGCCGGGTGGCGACGTCCACGCGGTTCGGACCACAGCCCAGCAGGATCTGTGGCACTACACACTCGCGCGAATGGTCGATGCCTGTCGCCTCGCCGGCATTCAGCCCTACTACGGGCCGTTCGGTGACATCCGGGACGTCGTCGCGTGCGAGGACCAGTTCCGCAACGCCTATGTGATGGGGTGTGTGGGCGCCTGGAGCCTGCACCCGGTCCAGATCGACATCGCCCGACGGGTCTTCACGCCCGATGAGGGCCAGGTCGCGTGGGCCCGACAGGTCCTGGCTGCGCTCGCCGACGGGTCAGGCGCGGTCATGATCGACGGCAAGATGCAGGACGACGCCACATTCAAGCAGTGCGCGAATGTCGTTGCTCTGGCCGACCTCATCTCCGAACGCGACCGATTGCTCGAGTCGCGCAGTGACGGCCGGTCCACGTGA
- a CDS encoding citryl-CoA lyase, producing the protein MADLTWETGIAEVLSDDVIIRGHRLSDLVGTVTYADMAFLLIRGSLPSDKERLTLEAILVSLADHGISPSTIIGRTLASCGVPVQTAMSGALLSIGDHHGGSGEEVARILVDLVVSSSDADLRERCDAFVADRRRRKEPVPGFGHPQHADGDPRAVAILSIAREHGVAREHCQALAAMGAALADSSGRETLRHPNITGAIAGVLMDLAFPWQAVRGVVLSARCLGMIAHVVEELHQGNTWRHAPSSAVHYIGPQPSDREVSEQTS; encoded by the coding sequence GTGGCTGATCTCACATGGGAGACGGGCATCGCCGAGGTGCTCTCAGACGACGTCATCATCCGTGGGCACCGCCTGAGTGACCTCGTCGGTACGGTGACCTACGCAGACATGGCGTTCCTGCTGATTCGGGGGTCACTCCCGAGTGACAAGGAGCGCCTCACGCTCGAGGCGATCCTCGTGAGCCTGGCGGATCACGGAATCTCACCCTCGACGATCATCGGGCGAACCCTCGCCTCGTGCGGCGTACCCGTCCAGACCGCCATGTCGGGAGCCCTGCTCAGCATCGGCGACCATCACGGCGGGTCTGGCGAGGAGGTCGCCCGCATCCTGGTCGACCTCGTCGTGAGTTCTTCCGACGCGGACCTGCGCGAACGGTGCGACGCGTTCGTCGCGGATCGGCGGCGACGGAAGGAGCCGGTCCCCGGGTTCGGGCACCCTCAGCACGCGGACGGAGACCCGCGCGCCGTCGCGATCTTGTCCATCGCCCGCGAACACGGGGTTGCGCGCGAGCACTGTCAGGCTCTCGCCGCCATGGGTGCGGCCCTCGCGGACTCCTCGGGTCGGGAGACCCTACGCCACCCCAACATCACCGGGGCCATCGCCGGCGTCCTGATGGACCTCGCGTTCCCGTGGCAGGCGGTCCGGGGCGTCGTGCTCTCGGCGCGCTGCCTGGGCATGATCGCTCACGTCGTCGAGGAGCTCCATCAGGGCAACACGTGGCGGCATGCACCGAGCAGTGCCGTCCACTACATCGGGCCGCAGCCCTCGGACCGCGAAGTCTCCGAGCAGACCTCATGA
- a CDS encoding flavin reductase: MTGAESEAMIATALPAGHDLSPRARRIVQLVQRAWGEGRVDLLDELLTEDFVRSGRSSQMSRTDLKASILDMRRAFPDLTMAVDRAVELGDELAISWRSTGTLMDTYLGLPPTGRQFSVSGATFSKLRGEQIESEWVVYDRRGGYVSLGVPLGTVTASTRSRGTADRIGVEPETLRALHRKLVTGVTVVTTDASGEPRGLAVNAFSSVSLEPPLILICVQKNSSTYSHLLAASHFGVSILSAGQMEVANVFATKRPDKFAHVGWRRGPHGSPLLNGACARMEVELQDTLHASTHTIFIGKVMFADHSEAAPLVYSQGAFFDGGALRPASVTDAPGS, encoded by the coding sequence ATGACCGGCGCGGAGTCGGAAGCGATGATTGCGACGGCCCTGCCGGCCGGGCACGACCTCTCGCCGCGCGCACGGCGCATCGTGCAGCTCGTTCAGCGAGCGTGGGGCGAGGGGCGGGTCGACCTGCTCGACGAGCTGCTCACCGAGGACTTCGTCAGGTCGGGGCGCAGCTCGCAGATGTCGCGCACTGATCTCAAGGCGTCGATCCTCGACATGCGCCGAGCCTTCCCCGACCTGACCATGGCAGTGGATCGGGCTGTCGAGCTGGGTGACGAGCTCGCGATCAGCTGGCGCAGCACCGGCACTCTGATGGACACCTACCTCGGGCTTCCCCCGACGGGTCGCCAGTTCTCGGTTTCGGGTGCCACGTTCTCCAAGCTGCGGGGTGAGCAGATCGAGTCGGAATGGGTGGTCTACGACCGCCGCGGCGGCTACGTCTCTCTCGGCGTGCCCCTCGGTACTGTCACCGCTTCCACCCGCTCGCGCGGCACCGCCGACCGCATCGGCGTCGAACCCGAGACGCTCCGCGCCCTGCACCGCAAGCTGGTGACTGGCGTCACGGTCGTCACCACTGACGCCAGCGGGGAGCCGCGGGGCCTGGCCGTGAACGCCTTTTCGAGCGTGTCACTGGAACCACCGCTCATCCTGATCTGCGTGCAGAAGAACTCCTCGACCTACTCCCACCTCCTCGCTGCCTCTCACTTCGGGGTCAGCATCCTGTCCGCGGGCCAAATGGAGGTGGCGAACGTCTTCGCCACCAAGCGGCCCGACAAGTTCGCGCACGTTGGTTGGCGCCGCGGTCCACACGGGTCCCCGCTGCTGAACGGCGCTTGTGCGCGGATGGAGGTCGAACTCCAGGACACTCTGCACGCCTCGACGCACACCATCTTCATCGGCAAGGTGATGTTCGCTGATCACAGTGAGGCAGCACCTCTTGTCTATAGCCAAGGCGCATTCTTCGACGGCGGCGCGCTTCGCCCGGCAAGTGTGACCGACGCACCGGGCAGCTGA
- a CDS encoding transposase produces the protein MPFCSAPTWPPLIRHVFADQGFAGRLVGWARDILRTTVEIVRKPAGQQGFSVISGRWVVERTLSWFTLCRRLARDYERHPEVSEAIIRWAAIAGMARRITRGQPARRQARRTFNYS, from the coding sequence ATGCCATTCTGCTCGGCGCCTACATGGCCACCCCTGATCCGGCACGTCTTCGCCGACCAGGGCTTCGCCGGCCGCCTGGTCGGTTGGGCCCGCGACATCCTGCGCACCACGGTCGAGATCGTCCGCAAGCCCGCAGGCCAGCAGGGGTTCAGCGTGATCTCCGGCCGGTGGGTGGTCGAGCGGACCCTGTCCTGGTTCACCCTCTGCCGCCGCCTCGCCCGTGACTACGAACGCCACCCCGAGGTCTCCGAAGCCATTATCCGCTGGGCCGCTATCGCCGGGATGGCCCGGCGAATCACCCGCGGCCAACCCGCCCGCCGACAGGCCCGCCGCACGTTCAACTACAGTTGA
- a CDS encoding ABC transporter ATP-binding protein — protein sequence MSEPDLVVEDLTVRYGPVEAVRGVSLQVDRAAIVAIVGANGAGKSSALTALAGICAGSVSASVRLVGEQLRIKRPHRIVERGMVLVPEGRRMISPLSVQDNLLLGGYRHRSGRRLRALLTDVYDLFPILSERRDVPSGLLSGGEQQMLAFGRAMMADPRLMLMDEPTMGLSPSMTDRVMEAISAINERGVSVLLVEQNAAAALPIASFAYVLDRGEVVHAGPAREVSSDPILAQTFLGLRPTAQP from the coding sequence ATGAGCGAACCCGACCTGGTCGTCGAAGACCTCACTGTGAGGTACGGACCCGTCGAGGCGGTCCGCGGCGTGAGCCTGCAGGTCGACCGAGCCGCGATCGTGGCGATCGTCGGGGCAAACGGAGCAGGCAAGAGTTCCGCGCTGACTGCACTCGCGGGGATATGTGCCGGGTCGGTATCCGCCAGCGTCCGCCTAGTGGGGGAGCAGCTGCGCATCAAGCGGCCACACCGGATCGTTGAACGCGGCATGGTCCTGGTGCCTGAAGGCCGCCGCATGATCTCGCCGCTCTCGGTCCAGGACAACTTGTTGCTCGGCGGCTACCGTCACCGGTCCGGTCGGCGACTTCGGGCGCTCCTTACAGACGTCTACGACCTGTTCCCCATCCTGTCCGAGCGTCGGGATGTGCCGAGCGGCCTGTTGAGCGGCGGCGAACAGCAGATGCTGGCGTTCGGACGCGCGATGATGGCCGACCCTCGCCTCATGTTGATGGACGAGCCGACGATGGGTCTGTCCCCTTCCATGACCGATCGGGTCATGGAAGCCATATCTGCCATCAACGAGCGGGGAGTCTCGGTGCTGCTGGTGGAGCAGAATGCCGCCGCAGCTCTGCCGATCGCCTCTTTCGCCTACGTCCTCGACCGCGGGGAAGTGGTGCACGCCGGACCGGCGCGCGAGGTCAGTTCAGATCCGATCCTCGCGCAGACCTTTCTCGGTCTGCGCCCGACGGCTCAGCCTTGA